A window of the Cystobacter fuscus genome harbors these coding sequences:
- a CDS encoding YhfC family intramembrane metalloprotease, which translates to MSGLDVRLIVSFCLAIAFDVAMPFLLARWVRHRLGFARKTIEVGALAFALSQLLTRVPAVQVIQYQLREELKSSQTLLTLWIVALSLSAGLFEETARLIAFKYPLKDFRRWRDAVGFGIGHGGLESVVLVGGMAIIGLINVVALSRMDPSTLPLPAEQLEQVRAAKAQVAGLRWWEPLLGAYERVNAMAFHVAMSVLVLQRILRDQRRWYWLALGLHTLFNLSSVLVARAAGNVAAEGVVTGFGLLSLWIILRLREKGEGDGPGTEPVLP; encoded by the coding sequence ATGTCGGGACTCGACGTACGGCTCATCGTGAGTTTCTGCCTGGCCATCGCCTTCGACGTGGCAATGCCCTTCCTCCTCGCGCGCTGGGTGCGGCACCGGCTGGGCTTCGCCAGGAAGACGATCGAAGTGGGAGCGCTGGCCTTCGCCCTGTCACAATTGCTGACGCGCGTGCCCGCGGTCCAGGTGATTCAGTACCAACTGCGCGAGGAGCTGAAGAGCTCCCAGACCCTGCTCACCCTGTGGATCGTCGCCCTGTCCCTCTCCGCCGGACTGTTCGAGGAGACAGCGCGGCTCATCGCCTTCAAATACCCGCTCAAGGACTTCCGGCGCTGGCGCGACGCGGTGGGATTCGGCATCGGCCATGGTGGGCTGGAGTCCGTCGTGCTGGTGGGAGGGATGGCGATCATCGGGCTCATCAACGTGGTGGCGCTCTCACGGATGGATCCCTCCACGCTTCCGCTGCCCGCGGAGCAGCTCGAGCAGGTTCGCGCCGCGAAGGCCCAGGTGGCCGGGCTGCGCTGGTGGGAGCCCCTGCTGGGCGCCTATGAGCGGGTGAACGCCATGGCGTTTCACGTCGCCATGAGTGTACTGGTCCTCCAGCGCATCCTCCGCGACCAACGCCGCTGGTACTGGCTGGCCCTGGGCCTCCATACGCTGTTCAATCTGAGCTCCGTCCTGGTGGCGCGAGCCGCGGGCAACGTGGCCGCCGAGGGCGTCGTCACGGGGTTTGGCCTCCTGTCGCTGTGGATCATCCTGCGGCTGCGCGAGAAGGGCGAAGGGGACGGGCCAGGAACCGAGCCCGTCCTCCCTTGA
- a CDS encoding TadE family protein — translation MKRTARKAPRGQSIVELALALLLFISVVMLGIHFAEVGYLPIKVHEAAVSPLWDSTALRVHRMRGSKTNIGDFSTFPAIPTSVEANANGRYHDFDGRSSTPGNGDTAVTQVFTRIQDLIVRCERQDEVEFDLVRGRRPALYEAVDGDFAQPPSGAETGNDTDSVLTDVYENMGGISCRAEARLDTLPSLPRHFLEQQNGGFFDTPLATRFTMKVCAVGRAKDGECKGRYGILLGDWAFADREVSEHCPLQPERPDEPCGENRAFYYAAMSVFDRNLGSVGKAGSEFAEEFAGFSPIDEDGFFMSYRGEEDGYIENKTPEGEALDMRDRPYNTGGVNHEPDPERRDSNTCFLGIPGC, via the coding sequence ATGAAGCGGACCGCGCGCAAGGCCCCCCGGGGCCAATCCATCGTGGAGCTGGCCCTGGCCCTGCTGCTCTTCATCTCCGTGGTCATGCTCGGCATCCACTTCGCCGAGGTGGGCTACCTGCCCATCAAGGTGCACGAGGCGGCCGTCTCCCCGCTCTGGGACAGCACCGCCCTGCGCGTCCACCGGATGCGAGGCAGCAAGACCAACATCGGCGACTTCTCCACCTTCCCCGCCATCCCCACCTCGGTGGAGGCCAACGCCAACGGGCGCTACCACGACTTCGACGGGCGCAGCTCCACCCCGGGCAACGGCGACACCGCCGTCACCCAGGTCTTCACCCGCATCCAGGACCTGATCGTGCGCTGCGAGCGCCAGGACGAGGTGGAGTTCGACCTGGTGCGTGGCAGGCGCCCGGCCCTCTACGAGGCCGTCGACGGCGACTTCGCGCAGCCTCCGTCCGGCGCGGAGACGGGCAACGACACGGACAGCGTGCTCACGGACGTCTACGAGAACATGGGCGGCATCTCGTGCCGCGCCGAGGCCCGGCTCGACACGCTGCCCTCACTGCCCAGGCACTTCCTGGAGCAGCAGAACGGCGGCTTCTTCGACACCCCGCTCGCCACGCGCTTCACCATGAAGGTGTGCGCCGTGGGCCGCGCCAAGGATGGCGAGTGCAAGGGCCGCTACGGCATCCTGCTCGGGGACTGGGCCTTCGCCGACCGCGAGGTCAGCGAGCACTGCCCCCTCCAGCCCGAGCGGCCCGACGAGCCCTGCGGGGAGAACCGGGCCTTCTACTACGCGGCGATGAGCGTGTTCGATCGCAACCTGGGCTCCGTCGGCAAGGCCGGCTCGGAGTTCGCCGAGGAGTTCGCGGGCTTCAGCCCCATCGACGAGGACGGCTTCTTCATGAGCTACCGCGGCGAGGAGGACGGGTACATCGAGAACAAGACGCCCGAGGGCGAGGCCCTGGACATGAGGGATCGGCCCTACAACACGGGCGGTGTCAATCACGAACCCGACCCGGAGCGGCGTGACTCCAACACGTGCTTCCTGGGCATCCCCGGATGCTGA
- a CDS encoding FUSC family protein: MMRRLVEHAREAVRFAPVKPAVMAGIRAAIATIIPVMVTTALRLTDGVWPSLGGFNVSFADKGGSYRARATSMACGLIVGALAAFLGALAGEHPVLSIVMALFWVTACSFAGVYGAAATVVGNTAASAFVVSLAFPSSGVGEALARGGLLAMGGLWAMFLSLVLWPIRPYRPSRLAVAQCFRDLAEYVGEVTRVFTAEEEGPLWQGLIQRHHGRIRETLEVAGSTLAATRRGRGESQRGEQLLVLLQIADTMFGTVIALSDVMESLPREHRAEPAWRLVERSVIGFRESLLALARGVETEGGVSPLPPLEWGLEPPESPRPAAGTEERAKYLYALRLLAQLRDFMGAATRTETRLTDPNALPRTDPRPWSQRVLGPVRDNLSLDSMVLRHALRVGLTTTVAVGVSLAFIPSHGYWVTITVLTIMQPYTGATFLRGLQRVGGTVLGGILAAAVASSIQQYPQALLPLLFVTVAISIAVIPLNYGLYTAFLTLTFVLLAEVGTGDWGLARVRILNTLIGGALALAGTWLLWERSEHLLLPEQISAALRANREHFLQVFANWREPSRDPQEGFSEARRKMGLATLNAEASFQRLLSEPRRRTEPLEPLMTLLAYLRRFAASVVSLSATPREALPDGRRAHLERFADTVSGVLDDLADAVVRGRPPSPLPDLEGWLREAPLAAEHAEAGAEEESLLRIQLERVTRRLSVLHGAVSRRGTRSPLERTSGAVAAIR; encoded by the coding sequence ATGATGCGGCGTCTGGTCGAGCACGCGAGGGAGGCGGTCCGGTTCGCTCCGGTGAAGCCGGCGGTGATGGCCGGGATCCGGGCGGCGATCGCGACCATCATCCCCGTGATGGTCACCACGGCCCTGCGGCTGACCGATGGGGTGTGGCCGAGCCTGGGCGGGTTCAACGTCTCCTTCGCCGACAAGGGAGGCTCCTACCGTGCCCGCGCCACGAGCATGGCGTGCGGTTTGATCGTCGGCGCGCTCGCGGCCTTCCTGGGCGCCCTGGCCGGGGAGCACCCGGTGCTGTCCATCGTGATGGCGCTGTTCTGGGTGACGGCCTGCTCGTTCGCGGGTGTCTACGGCGCGGCGGCCACCGTGGTGGGCAACACCGCGGCGAGCGCCTTCGTCGTCTCCCTGGCGTTTCCGTCGTCGGGAGTGGGGGAGGCCCTGGCGCGTGGGGGACTGCTGGCCATGGGCGGCCTGTGGGCGATGTTCCTCTCGCTCGTGCTCTGGCCCATCCGTCCCTACCGGCCGTCCCGGCTCGCCGTCGCCCAGTGCTTCCGGGATCTGGCGGAGTACGTGGGCGAGGTGACCCGGGTGTTCACCGCGGAAGAGGAGGGCCCGCTCTGGCAGGGGCTCATCCAGCGTCACCACGGGCGGATTCGCGAGACGTTGGAGGTGGCGGGAAGCACGCTCGCCGCCACGCGCCGGGGCCGCGGCGAGAGTCAGCGCGGCGAGCAGCTCCTGGTGCTGTTGCAGATCGCCGACACGATGTTCGGCACGGTGATCGCCCTGAGCGACGTGATGGAGAGCCTGCCGCGCGAGCACCGGGCCGAGCCCGCGTGGCGGTTGGTGGAGCGGTCGGTCATTGGCTTCCGCGAGTCGCTCCTGGCGCTCGCTCGGGGGGTGGAGACGGAAGGCGGGGTCAGTCCCCTGCCCCCGCTGGAGTGGGGGCTCGAGCCCCCGGAGAGCCCCCGGCCCGCGGCGGGAACCGAGGAGCGGGCGAAGTACCTGTACGCGTTGCGGCTGCTCGCCCAGCTGCGCGACTTCATGGGCGCGGCGACGCGGACGGAGACGCGCCTGACGGATCCGAACGCGCTGCCCCGGACGGATCCCCGCCCCTGGTCGCAGCGGGTGCTCGGGCCGGTGCGTGACAACCTCTCGCTGGACTCCATGGTGCTGCGCCACGCGCTCCGGGTAGGGTTGACCACCACGGTCGCCGTCGGCGTGTCGCTCGCGTTCATTCCGAGCCACGGCTACTGGGTGACGATCACCGTGCTCACCATCATGCAGCCGTACACGGGCGCGACGTTCCTCCGGGGACTGCAACGGGTGGGCGGCACGGTGTTGGGTGGAATCCTCGCCGCGGCGGTCGCCTCCAGCATCCAACAATACCCCCAGGCGCTCCTGCCGCTGCTGTTCGTCACCGTGGCGATCAGCATCGCCGTCATTCCGCTCAACTACGGGCTCTATACCGCCTTCCTCACGCTCACCTTCGTGCTGCTGGCGGAGGTGGGGACGGGCGATTGGGGACTGGCCCGGGTGCGCATCCTCAACACGCTCATTGGAGGCGCGCTGGCGCTGGCGGGCACCTGGTTGTTGTGGGAGCGCTCCGAGCACCTGCTGCTTCCCGAGCAGATCTCCGCCGCGCTCCGGGCCAACCGCGAGCACTTCCTCCAGGTGTTCGCCAACTGGCGCGAGCCGTCGAGGGATCCCCAGGAGGGTTTCTCCGAGGCGCGGCGCAAGATGGGCCTGGCGACGCTCAACGCCGAGGCCTCCTTCCAGCGGCTGCTCTCCGAGCCCCGCCGGCGCACCGAGCCGCTCGAGCCGTTGATGACCCTGCTCGCCTACCTGCGGCGGTTCGCGGCGTCGGTGGTGTCCCTGTCGGCGACCCCGCGGGAGGCGTTGCCCGACGGACGCCGGGCCCACCTGGAGCGCTTCGCGGACACCGTGAGCGGGGTGCTGGATGATCTCGCCGACGCGGTGGTGCGGGGCCGTCCGCCCTCGCCGCTGCCGGATCTGGAGGGGTGGTTGAGGGAGGCGCCGCTCGCGGCGGAGCACGCGGAGGCCGGAGCCGAGGAGGAGTCGCTGCTGCGCATCCAACTGGAGCGGGTGACGCGGCGGCTCAGCGTCCTGCACGGGGCCGTGTCTCGCCGGGGGACGCGCTCGCCCCTGGAGCGGACGTCGGGCGCCGTGGCGGCGATCCGGTGA
- a CDS encoding MutS-related protein gives MRGPVTTPALSDSALPDRTYTERRTAAEAELRRLDAVSARYANLRAVVFTAGAAVALAVLFGRLPRTGWWAVGVALLGYIVLAVLHHQVFLREARQRQFVQLNARGLARMSRGWHDFPERGERFLSGSHLYAADLDVFGQGSVFQLMNETATRAGEERLAAWLSEPATASEVRTRQEAARELIPRLDFRQEVCVEARTVAREKADPALFIAWAESGPSLTEIQWARPVALILPPITLTLLVLGQFELLPGWAWWPGLFAQLGVALVTRGRLQAMEERMSAGERGFVRYAPVFERVERERFEHPELRRIQGGMQREAREPVSAHLKRFSFLYSFAELKRHQFHPLVHLFTLWDVHAMFALERWKQRHGAQVRRWFEALAELEALCCLAGLAYDRPGFVWPTLEETGPRVKGEGMGHALLDAPVLNDVELPGPGCALLLTGSNMSGKTTLLRALGLNTVLALAGAPVCARAFSVSPVQVLTSMRVKDSLERGVSYFYAEVQRIKAVLDAASAARGQALFLLDEILLGTNTRERQIASREVLRLLLATGASGGVTTHDLSLASLAEEYGGRVVNMHFRDHLEDGKMVFDYQLRPGVVDTTNALRVLKMAGVPVQDTPPAPLRSTPGEGLS, from the coding sequence ATGCGCGGGCCCGTGACGACTCCCGCTCTCTCCGACTCCGCCCTTCCTGATCGCACGTACACCGAGCGCCGCACCGCCGCCGAGGCGGAGCTGCGGCGACTGGACGCGGTCAGTGCCCGCTACGCCAACCTGCGCGCCGTCGTCTTCACCGCTGGCGCCGCGGTGGCGCTGGCCGTCCTGTTCGGCCGGCTGCCCCGGACGGGGTGGTGGGCCGTCGGGGTGGCCCTGCTCGGCTACATCGTCCTGGCGGTGTTGCACCACCAGGTATTCCTGCGCGAGGCGCGGCAGCGACAATTCGTTCAACTCAACGCCCGGGGCCTCGCCCGGATGTCGCGTGGCTGGCACGACTTCCCCGAGCGCGGGGAGCGCTTCCTGTCGGGCTCGCACCTGTACGCGGCGGACCTGGACGTCTTCGGCCAGGGCAGTGTCTTCCAGCTCATGAACGAGACGGCGACGCGCGCGGGCGAGGAGCGGCTGGCGGCGTGGCTGTCCGAGCCGGCGACGGCGTCCGAGGTGCGCACCCGGCAGGAGGCGGCGCGCGAGCTCATCCCCCGGTTGGATTTCCGTCAGGAGGTGTGCGTGGAGGCGCGCACCGTGGCGCGGGAGAAGGCGGACCCGGCGCTGTTCATCGCCTGGGCCGAGAGCGGCCCCTCGCTCACGGAGATTCAATGGGCCCGGCCCGTGGCGCTCATTCTGCCCCCCATCACCCTGACGCTCCTCGTGCTGGGCCAGTTCGAGCTGCTCCCCGGCTGGGCGTGGTGGCCCGGGCTGTTCGCCCAGCTCGGCGTGGCGCTGGTGACCCGGGGGCGGCTCCAGGCCATGGAGGAGCGCATGAGCGCGGGCGAGCGGGGCTTCGTGCGCTATGCCCCCGTCTTCGAGCGCGTGGAGCGCGAGCGCTTCGAGCACCCGGAGCTGCGGCGCATCCAGGGCGGCATGCAGCGCGAGGCGCGCGAGCCCGTGTCGGCGCACCTCAAGCGCTTCAGCTTCCTCTACTCCTTCGCGGAGCTCAAACGGCACCAGTTCCACCCGCTGGTGCACCTGTTCACCCTGTGGGACGTGCACGCCATGTTCGCCCTGGAGCGGTGGAAGCAGCGCCATGGCGCCCAGGTGCGGCGCTGGTTCGAGGCCCTGGCGGAGCTGGAGGCGCTCTGCTGCCTGGCGGGGCTCGCCTATGATCGACCGGGCTTCGTCTGGCCCACGCTCGAGGAGACGGGCCCCCGGGTGAAGGGGGAGGGCATGGGCCACGCGCTCCTGGACGCCCCCGTGCTCAATGACGTGGAGCTGCCGGGACCCGGGTGCGCGCTGCTGCTCACCGGCTCCAACATGTCGGGCAAGACGACGCTGCTGCGCGCCCTGGGGCTCAACACGGTGCTCGCCCTGGCCGGCGCCCCCGTCTGCGCCCGCGCCTTCTCCGTCTCGCCCGTCCAGGTGCTCACCAGCATGCGGGTGAAGGACTCCCTGGAGCGGGGCGTGTCCTACTTCTACGCCGAGGTGCAGCGCATCAAGGCCGTGCTGGACGCGGCGAGCGCCGCCCGGGGCCAGGCGCTCTTCCTCCTGGACGAAATCCTGCTCGGCACCAATACCCGCGAGCGGCAGATCGCCTCGCGCGAGGTGCTGCGCCTGCTGCTGGCCACCGGCGCCAGCGGCGGCGTCACCACGCACGACCTGTCGCTCGCCAGCCTCGCCGAGGAGTACGGCGGCCGGGTGGTCAACATGCACTTCCGCGATCACCTGGAGGACGGAAAGATGGTATTCGACTACCAGCTGCGCCCCGGCGTGGTGGACACCACCAACGCCCTGCGCGTGCTGAAGATGGCCGGCGTCCCCGTGCAGGACACACCCCCCGCTCCGCTCCGGTCCACTCCTGGTGAGGGCCTCTCCTGA
- a CDS encoding DUF2019 domain-containing protein, giving the protein MSLEDIAEEFAQNVAAQTDAIWRGDRKGGNKYAKRYIAAYKKLRDHGEAGRDALAALLTHSRMDVRVNAAICLLSDRPAQAKPVLEEAAEGEGMIPFVASEALKHWNAGTWSLDVD; this is encoded by the coding sequence ATGAGTCTGGAGGACATTGCGGAGGAATTCGCCCAAAACGTGGCTGCGCAGACGGATGCGATCTGGCGTGGCGACCGCAAAGGCGGGAACAAATATGCAAAGCGGTATATTGCTGCTTACAAGAAGTTGCGCGACCACGGCGAGGCAGGGCGGGATGCGCTCGCAGCATTGTTGACGCATTCACGCATGGACGTTCGAGTCAATGCGGCAATTTGCTTGCTCAGTGATAGACCTGCACAGGCCAAGCCCGTACTAGAGGAGGCCGCCGAAGGAGAAGGCATGATTCCATTTGTTGCATCGGAGGCATTGAAGCATTGGAACGCGGGCACTTGGAGCTTGGACGTTGATTAG
- a CDS encoding DUF2381 family protein — translation MDRELTAAKRAFERFSRAARTSGQAAEVARGAEGLAQAGRASEAPLALSRVGPVLVALALLWPSNTAGPESDSRPPWVDAQREFEARLRDVSEASRQLMAELEAQPRAAKAPARKPSPQKQPASALVEEDDPRCKPIPLPRHLADNFDKHSPRSRKFLAEVKFPEIRREKMLAQAEARQCQEDKARLLAELKEPGGLMGAAWLEREMLVASDDISQALKHHPADALRTTGARSYSHPESMAVRLQLANPGAKPWTAAGAMLKDSTGAEVELSAWQASAIAPDTLGFVVVGTERQPGQFACPCTLRRWEAQGPRTVTLGNVTFPPVEQGGERE, via the coding sequence TTGGACCGCGAGCTCACCGCGGCGAAACGGGCCTTCGAGCGCTTCTCGCGCGCCGCGAGGACGAGCGGGCAAGCCGCCGAGGTGGCGAGGGGAGCCGAGGGTCTCGCCCAGGCTGGACGCGCAAGCGAAGCCCCTTTAGCGCTCTCCCGGGTGGGCCCGGTGCTCGTGGCCCTCGCCCTGCTCTGGCCCTCCAACACCGCCGGGCCGGAGTCCGACAGCCGTCCGCCCTGGGTCGACGCTCAACGGGAATTCGAGGCACGGCTGCGGGACGTCTCGGAAGCCTCGCGACAGCTCATGGCGGAACTCGAGGCCCAGCCTCGTGCGGCGAAAGCACCGGCCCGGAAGCCCTCGCCGCAGAAGCAGCCCGCGTCCGCCCTCGTGGAGGAAGACGACCCGAGATGCAAGCCCATCCCCTTGCCTCGCCACCTTGCTGATAATTTCGACAAGCACTCGCCGCGATCCCGGAAGTTTCTTGCGGAGGTGAAGTTCCCGGAGATCAGACGAGAGAAGATGCTCGCACAGGCCGAAGCGCGCCAATGCCAGGAGGACAAGGCGCGACTTCTGGCCGAACTCAAGGAACCCGGCGGACTCATGGGCGCCGCATGGCTGGAGCGTGAAATGCTGGTTGCGTCAGACGACATTTCCCAAGCGTTGAAGCACCACCCCGCAGACGCACTCAGGACAACAGGAGCCCGAAGCTACAGCCACCCGGAAAGCATGGCGGTAAGGCTTCAACTCGCAAATCCTGGCGCCAAGCCCTGGACGGCAGCGGGAGCAATGTTGAAGGACTCGACAGGCGCCGAGGTGGAGCTTTCTGCGTGGCAAGCGTCGGCCATTGCTCCCGACACTCTTGGCTTTGTCGTGGTGGGCACTGAGAGGCAGCCGGGGCAATTCGCCTGCCCCTGCACCCTCAGGCGGTGGGAAGCGCAGGGGCCCCGCACCGTCACCCTCGGGAACGTAACGTTCCCGCCTGTAGAGCAAGGAGGCGAGCGCGAGTGA
- a CDS encoding TadE/TadG family type IV pilus assembly protein: protein MSRKNNRPADTESGQAAVEAALTLPLSIFLILATIQFFLLLQARTMTEYAAFRAVRTGSVKHANCEAMTHAAIAALLPTFARTDSPAALGRAFEHHRDNEYTAGHDSGHTGAIVWIVRERPVLGEIRANEEESFDDPARYNGVADVTRLEARLVFWYPMRIPFANWVLGRMFLAHLGLRDYTADNPLMSPKRAQWGSQTAFRLNGLIGQELLDRASRHQYVFPLQANYAMRMMTPPRRRNFTRQNCNPTPEGL from the coding sequence ATGTCGAGGAAGAACAATCGCCCTGCGGACACGGAGTCCGGACAAGCGGCGGTGGAAGCTGCGCTCACGCTCCCGTTGTCGATCTTCCTGATCCTGGCGACGATCCAGTTCTTCCTGTTGCTCCAGGCGCGCACGATGACGGAGTACGCGGCGTTTCGCGCCGTGCGCACCGGCAGCGTGAAGCACGCCAACTGCGAGGCGATGACCCACGCGGCCATCGCGGCGCTGCTGCCCACCTTCGCCCGGACGGACTCGCCCGCGGCACTGGGCAGGGCCTTCGAGCACCACCGGGACAACGAGTACACGGCTGGCCATGACTCGGGACACACGGGCGCCATCGTGTGGATCGTGCGCGAGCGGCCCGTGCTCGGGGAGATCCGCGCCAACGAGGAGGAGTCCTTCGATGACCCCGCGCGCTACAACGGCGTGGCGGACGTGACGCGCCTGGAGGCCCGGCTCGTCTTCTGGTACCCGATGCGCATCCCCTTCGCCAACTGGGTGCTCGGCCGCATGTTCCTGGCCCACCTGGGACTGCGCGACTACACCGCCGACAACCCGCTCATGTCCCCCAAACGGGCGCAGTGGGGCAGTCAGACGGCCTTCCGGCTCAACGGCCTCATCGGGCAGGAGCTGCTCGATCGCGCCAGCCGCCATCAATACGTCTTCCCACTCCAGGCCAACTACGCCATGCGCATGATGACGCCCCCGCGTCGCAGGAACTTCACCCGGCAGAACTGCAACCCGACCCCGGAGGGGTTGTGA
- a CDS encoding ATP-binding protein, with product MSAQNSRPSASLARSTLIQMGVRIGVIILLTTLISYVHMFHTLREDARHQLRRHVEERSQREQAIFVLAEDNHALLKKALAERIRAWSQEDPNSRFDSLFTQQPDGSVRSRAEGFDATKMVGVFIPPGVKPDTELRRRILAAYDVLTQYGPAFSTRFNSTYITLVEGPVLSYWPSVPNWAQEIPADDPTLEYEYYTISTPEKNPSRGTVWSGIFQYPVTQHWMATVTTPLDMEGRHVASLAHDVLLDELMERSIKDHLDNAYNLLVRDDGQLIAHPSLDLEGANVGYNILGNALKPGEFAPKLDAEEQAHLRRIFEKVRDRTSDESLLELPEQDEYLAVDRLEGPDWNFVTVLPAHVVSAAALRSAHYVLVFGLVSLLLELLIMYWVLQQQIARPLLALTQAAEHVASGDFQVELDASRRDELGQLASAFRTMSDKVKQREEQLRQANDGLEQRVEERTRELKTVHGQLVQTARQAGMAEIATNVLHNVGNVLNSVYTSSQLALDGVRELRLEHVSKTATLLEKHQEELDTFIKRDARGRNVLPFLHKLGTNLLDERQKIIGLLEDVCRYTEHVGDIVKVQQNHARTPRLNEPVSLATLVDDALRINTAALSRHQVKEVRQLTYLPPVMTDKHKVLMILVNLISNAKYAMDDTPAEQRLLTVKLDVPVADRVRIEVRDNGMGIAQELMTRIFQYGFTTRLEGHGFGLHSCAVAAQELGGNLKAHSEGPGRGATFTLELPYQPLEETACS from the coding sequence ATGTCAGCACAAAACTCCCGGCCGTCTGCTTCCCTGGCCCGTTCCACGCTCATCCAGATGGGCGTGCGCATCGGCGTCATCATCCTCCTGACCACGCTGATCAGCTATGTCCACATGTTCCACACGCTGCGTGAGGACGCGCGTCATCAATTGAGACGGCATGTGGAGGAGCGCAGCCAGCGAGAGCAGGCCATCTTCGTCCTGGCGGAGGACAACCACGCGCTCCTCAAGAAGGCGCTGGCGGAGCGCATCCGGGCCTGGAGCCAGGAGGACCCCAACTCCCGCTTCGACAGCCTGTTCACCCAGCAGCCCGACGGCTCGGTTCGCTCCCGCGCGGAGGGCTTCGACGCGACGAAGATGGTGGGTGTCTTCATCCCTCCGGGCGTGAAACCCGACACGGAGCTGCGCCGCCGCATCCTGGCCGCCTACGACGTCCTCACCCAGTACGGGCCCGCCTTCTCGACGCGCTTCAACAGCACCTACATCACCCTGGTGGAGGGGCCGGTCCTCTCCTACTGGCCCTCGGTTCCCAACTGGGCGCAGGAGATCCCCGCGGACGATCCGACGCTCGAGTACGAGTACTACACCATCAGCACGCCCGAGAAGAACCCGAGCCGCGGCACGGTCTGGAGCGGCATCTTCCAGTACCCCGTCACCCAACACTGGATGGCCACGGTCACCACCCCGCTGGACATGGAGGGCCGCCATGTCGCCTCGCTCGCCCATGACGTCCTGCTGGATGAGCTGATGGAGCGCTCCATCAAGGACCACCTGGACAACGCCTACAACCTGCTCGTGCGCGATGACGGCCAGCTCATCGCCCATCCCTCGCTGGACCTCGAGGGGGCCAACGTCGGCTACAACATCCTGGGGAACGCGCTGAAGCCCGGGGAGTTTGCCCCGAAGCTGGACGCCGAGGAGCAGGCGCATCTGCGGCGGATCTTCGAGAAGGTGCGCGACCGCACCTCTGACGAAAGCCTCCTGGAGCTACCGGAGCAGGACGAGTACCTGGCCGTGGATCGGCTCGAGGGGCCGGATTGGAACTTCGTCACGGTGCTCCCCGCGCACGTGGTGTCCGCGGCGGCCTTGCGGTCGGCGCACTATGTCCTGGTGTTCGGTCTGGTGTCGCTGCTGCTGGAGCTGCTCATCATGTACTGGGTGCTCCAGCAGCAGATTGCCCGGCCCCTGCTGGCGCTCACCCAGGCGGCCGAGCACGTGGCCTCCGGTGACTTCCAGGTGGAGCTGGACGCCTCACGGCGTGATGAGCTGGGGCAGTTGGCGAGTGCCTTCCGGACCATGTCCGACAAGGTGAAGCAGCGGGAGGAGCAGCTCCGGCAGGCCAACGATGGGCTGGAGCAGCGGGTGGAGGAACGCACCCGGGAGCTGAAGACGGTGCACGGGCAACTGGTGCAGACGGCCCGGCAGGCGGGCATGGCGGAGATCGCCACCAACGTGCTGCACAACGTGGGCAATGTGCTCAACAGCGTCTACACCTCCTCCCAACTGGCGCTGGACGGCGTGCGCGAGCTTCGGCTGGAGCACGTGAGCAAGACGGCCACCCTGCTCGAGAAGCACCAGGAGGAGCTCGACACCTTCATCAAGCGGGATGCGCGCGGACGCAACGTGCTGCCCTTCCTGCACAAGCTGGGAACCAACCTGCTGGACGAGCGTCAGAAGATCATCGGTCTGCTCGAGGACGTGTGCCGGTACACGGAGCATGTCGGAGACATCGTCAAGGTGCAGCAGAACCACGCCCGGACCCCCCGGCTCAACGAGCCCGTCTCCCTCGCGACGCTGGTGGACGACGCGCTGCGCATCAACACGGCCGCGCTCAGCCGGCACCAGGTGAAGGAAGTGCGGCAGCTGACCTACCTGCCACCGGTGATGACAGACAAGCACAAGGTGCTGATGATCCTGGTCAACCTCATCAGCAACGCGAAGTACGCCATGGATGACACCCCCGCGGAGCAGCGCCTGCTGACCGTGAAGCTGGACGTCCCCGTCGCCGATCGCGTGCGCATCGAGGTTCGAGACAACGGCATGGGCATTGCCCAGGAGCTGATGACGCGCATCTTCCAGTATGGATTCACCACCCGCCTGGAGGGGCACGGCTTTGGCCTGCACTCCTGCGCGGTGGCGGCCCAGGAGCTGGGCGGCAATTTGAAGGCCCACAGCGAGGGGCCCGGGCGTGGCGCCACCTTCACGCTGGAGCTGCCCTATCAGCCCCTCGAGGAGACTGCCTGCTCATGA